The following is a genomic window from Dama dama isolate Ldn47 chromosome 4, ASM3311817v1, whole genome shotgun sequence.
CTCAGAAGGTGACATGTACAGCTTGGGGGTTTGTAGACCCCACTGAAGCACCTCCAAGGACCTGTGCGTGAGGTTCTCTGTTGTGGTTCTTCAGGGAGGAGACACTGTGTGCATGTGGGCCTCTGCTGATCAGGGGAAGCCTGTCGGAGGAGCTGAGTCCCTGAGGGGGTGCAGCCGGGAGCTCGGGGGGGCTGAGGAGGAGCCATGTGCTGACCTGTTCTCCCCACAGCCGCCCCTGGAGTCGCTGGCCACGGTGGAGGAGACGGTGGTGCGGGACAAGGCGGTGGAATCCCTGCGGGCCATCTCCCACGAGCACTCCCCCTCCGACCTCGAGGCCCACTTCGTGCCCCTGGTGAAGCGGCTGGCGGGCGGCGACTGGTTCACCTCCCGCACCTCAGCCTGCGGCCTCTTCTCCGTCTGCTACCCCCGCGTGTCCAGTGCCGTCAAGGCAGAGCTTCGACAGTGAGTCCCCTGGCCTCCGCTGGCCTCTGGGCCCTGGCGAGACCCTGTCTCCCACTCCTGCTTGGTCCTCTTCTCTTGAGCCTCAGGCTCCGTTAGGCCCATCCAGCGCCCAGAAGCCCCCGCGCTCTGCCAGCCCTCAGAGAGCCAGTGTCTGGACACAGCCGGGTGTAAGTCCAGGCACTGCCTCCTGCTCATTTAGGAAACGGAGACAATCATGGTTCTTCCTCCCGTTGGTTATGTAAAAGAATTACTGTGTATAAAATGCTTAGGACAGGCTCTGGTACATGCGGATGCTCAGCCAGTGATGTGTGGTGCAGTTGAAGGCCTGTCTCGGTGTGGCAGATGGGAGGCCGCCgcctccaccacctccaccacctccctccctcttggCTGAACCCCAGCAAGTTGCTTGCCCTTGAGATTTGGCCTGTGGAAGAACcagtatttttaattggattaaaaTCTCCCATCTGTGTTTCTTCCCGTCCCTCTGGACTCCTGTCCTTCCACCGCTGTCCTGAACCAGCCCCTGAGCCGTCACTCCGGCCAGGACAGCAGCGTACAGCTTCTCGTGGGTGCTTGGAGGGCTGTGCTGGGCTCCTCGCGTCTCTTTAACTGGAAGCATTCGGTGCTGGAAAGGAAACACTCTGAGCAGCTTCAGCGCAGCCTCTTAGCTGAGCAGTTTTATGTGGTCATAATAATAGAATCAGCACCTGCAGTTCGCTGTAGACCTACCTGCAGAGAGACGGCTGGGTGTCTCACACACGTCGTCTCGTTTAAACCTCAGTGGCCCAGTAGGGTGGGTTCTGTTACCAGTTCCTTTGTGTAGGGTTGGGGAGACTCAGAGGCTGTCACTTGGGTCAGGATCACCCGGGCAAAGCCAGGTGCTGCAGGACTGCCTGGGATTCCAGGAGTTCCTCCTCCTGAGCCCACTCTACGCCCCCCTCCAGGTACTTCCGGAACTTGTGCTCAGATGACACCCCCATGGTGCGGCGGGCCGCAGCCTCCAAGCTGGGGGAGTTtgccaaggtgctggagctggaCAACGTCAAGAGCGAGATCATCCCCATGTTCTCCAACCTAGCCTCTGACGAGCAGGTGGGGCCGCCTGCCCGCCCCTCTCCTGCTTCTCCCCGTGGCGGACCCGAGtctggggaggaggctgggggctgaTGGGGCCTCTGCTGACCCCTCCTTgttcccaccctctccccaggaCTCGGTGCGGCTGCTAGCGGTGGAGGCATGTGTGAACATCGCCCAGCTCCTGCCCCAGGAGGACCTAGAGGCCCTGGTGATGCCCACCCTGCGCCAGGCTGCTGAGGACAAGTCCTGGCGTGTCCGTTACATGGTGGCCGACAAGTTCACAGAGGTGTGTGCAGGGGCTGTAGACAGCATCTCACAGATGGGGAGACGGAGGCCTTGGGAAGGAGTGGAGTCACATAGAGGACCCGGGGTTTAGTGAAGCCCAGTGGGTCATCCGGGCATTGAAGCAGGAAGCTCTCTGTTGTCATTTGATTAGCTCACCTGTCAACCCTGGTTGGTTGATAGCGGCAGCTTGAAGTGCTTCCTTGAGGTTTCTGAGGCCAACTTAAGGTTCTGTTGGGGGGAGCCACAGGAGCAGAGAAGGGTGGCATGTGTGTGTTCCCAACCTACGAACCTTGTCTCCTTTCACGGAGACGTCTTTCCTCGGCCATGGGCGGCCTTCTTCTCCCTGTACCTTGCCTGTGTGTTGTGTTCTCATCTCCTCTTCTTGCAAGCACTTTAGACACTTTAGCTTAGAGCTCACCCTAATGACCTTCTTTTACCCTGTTACCTCTCTGAAGACCCTGTGGCCAAGTACGGTCACAGTCTGAGGTCCTGGGGTGGGGAGTTAGGACGTCAGTGTGTGAATTTCAGGGGTGGAGGGATACAGTCGAGCCCCCAAACACGGCCCAAACGTTTGAATGGTCGGAGCGATGCTATCAAGCAGGCAGAACAGATGCCACATCTCTGAGGACTGTGCTCTTTCCATGGAGTCTCAGTGGCTCATCGCACAGACATGTTTGTCGGGCTCCAGCTCGTGGCTGGGTGTTGGGGATCCAGTGAATTCAGCACATTCCTGGCCTTCAAGGAGCAGGCAGCCTGAAGAGGGGACAGTCAGCTGAGACAGAGGAGAGGTAGTGAGACCGTGACTGGTGCAGGGCCGGCCGGTGGGGGTGGGTGTGGAAGCGCCGAGACGAGGAGGTGGTGCTGCAGCAGGTTCTGGGGGACGAGAGAGCGCCGGGGCAGGACCTGCGTCCCGTgtgtgcagagggcctgggtggtGAGAGGAGCACAGGCAAGAACGTTGGGCAGTGGCTCTCAGCGGGAGAGGAAGCTGGAGAGGTGGGCAGCAGACCCCTTTCCTCGCAGTCAGGAACCACCCTGCTCCCCCAGGTCCTCACAAAGCAACTTCACAGCAGAACCTGTGCgtttttctttgtctggtttcctggaggtggggaggggatggtACCCTAAcctgtattgttttgttttaattgcaaAAGTAATACGGACGCTGGTAAACAGTCTTAACACAGAACTAATACAAGTGAGAAAGTGACAGGGATCATACATCATTAGACTCTTTTGGGATCAGGGACAGAAAACCCAGCCCGAGTAACCTGAACAGTAAGGCGATCTGTCGTTTTAATGCAGACAGCAGTACTTTGCAGTAGGTACCCTCGTGGTTTGaggaagcagaggctcagagaggtgcaaGCAGTCATCCAAGGTCACACCGATGATAAGCAAGAGTAAGAACTTGAGCCAGGCAGTTGGACTCCGGGGCCACACTCGTGACCActgccctgcccagcccctcGGCACCATATACAGTTCATCACCGCACAACAGGGAAACCGAGCCTCGGAGAGGCTCTGAGACCTGGCTGAGGCCGCCCCTACAGCACCCACGTTACATCTCAGCAGTGACGCCAAGGGCTGTTGTTGCCTCAGTCCAGGTGCCTTGAACTTTGATTTTGTTCTCATTCACCGAAGGTACCCAGCAAGCCCTCTCACTCCCCCcgcccttccttcccttcctgtaGCTCCAGAAAGCAGTGGGACCTGAGATCACCAAGACGGACCTGGTCCCTGCCTTCCAGAACCTGATGAAAGACTGTGAGGCCGAGGTGAGGGCCGCTGCCTCCCACAAGGTCAAAGGTTGGTGCTGGCGACCAGAACACAGCAAGCGGGCGTGCGGGTGGTGGGGCGGGTGTCTGAGGGGCTGCAGGCAGAACGGGCACATCAGGTCTCacctcccgccccctccctctCGCTGCCCGCAGAATTCTGTGAAAATCTCTCCGCTGACTGTCGGGAGAATGTGATCATGACCCAGATCTTGCCCTGCATCAAGGTAACAGGGAGTTTGGTGGGAGGAGTAGAGCATACCTGAACTTTCTGGAAGGAAGGGTGGAGATAGGGCATGAGGGGCAGCCTGACGCAGACCGAGTTCCCAGCCTCCTCAGACCAGGCAGTGTCAGCTTTAGAGCAGTCAGGAAGCCTGAGGGAATCTGAGGCTCCGGGCTGAGCGTGGTGGTGGGGTGCTTCCTCCTGAGAGCTCACAGCGTCGCCTCATCCACAGAGCTTCGAGTTTGGGGCAGAGGTTCCTGGGGGCAGGGGTCGTTGAACTCCAGGCACGCCGAACATGTAAGGCGCTCCAGTTCCCCTCGGGCACTCAGCCTGGATCGAGAGGACAAAAGCAAGCAGTGTCTCGGGGCTTCATAGGAGTGGAGTCTCTGCAGCCACTGACCCCATGGCTCCcgtcttccttctccctcccaggAGCTGGTGTCTGATGCCAACCAGCACGTCAAGTCGGCGCTGGCCTCCGTCATCATGGGCCTCTCTCCAATCCTGGGCAAAGACAATACCATCGAGCACCTGCTGCCGCTCTTCCTGGCCCAGCTGAAGGATGAGGTATGGGTGCGGGGGGGGCGCTCTGCACGTGGCCGTGGCGGGTGGGGCAGCTCCTCCCCAGGTTCACCAGCACCTTCAGCAAATGCCCAGGTCACCAGGGAGTTGAGTGTCTGTGGGTATGGTGGGCTGCCCATTGGTTTATTTGGCATTTGTTTCACATGCCTTTATTCTGTACTAGTTTTTTTCCTGGGCATTAGGGATACTGAGCAAAAAAAGGAACAAGGCACTTGATCCTCCAACACCTTCAGAGTGGCAGTGGCGAGGGGCAGATGGGTGGTCCCTTGACTCCCTGATCATACAGGTGCTGTGACAAGTGCATGTCTCTCCCAGTTCAGGCGAAGGTGCTTACTAGGGACCCCAAAGTGCTGTGGATTAAAGAAGGTAGAGAATCGTTTCTCTCAGAACAACCTAGGGGTGGGGTGGACCAACACTGAGGGGCTTGTCCCTGCTGACCCCCGAGCCCTGTGGGTCTGAGGTGGCTGCGCTAATTTGTTCTGTCTCAGCCGTTGTGAAGGGAGGGCACCAGCCAGCAGCAGGCCAGTCCTCTCAGTCAGACCCCAGAGGGTGCCCGtcctgtctgctgatggctgACCTCAGGTTACAGCTCTCCATCCTCTGTGGAGGTCAGGTTGATGCTACATGGCCCAAGGTCCTCACCACAAGTCACGTTATTAGCATGATCTTTTTGGCATGGCCCAGGGCCGTTTTTTATTTCAGATACTGAGAGATCATCTCCCAGAAGCTGGTGGGGGGCCAGTCCTCTGGAATGTGTCAAGTTTGAACAACCTAGCCCTGTCCAGTTAATAACCCTTTACTGCACACTTGATTATTTGCTTCATTGATTTATTTCAGCGCATGCCTCTTCACCCCACAGCTCCCAGAGGGAGATGCAGGAAAAACTGACTGTGGTGTCTGCCATCCAGGAATATATGATGTTGGACAAGGAATTGATTGTATTTATGTGCCTTTTCTTAGAAGTTGCTTCAGAGATTTTTGGAAGCAGATGGGGATATAGGTTCCCCCTCTGTGCTAAGATAGAGCACTACTATAAACCTGTCAAAGGTCGAAATGGTGTAGAGTGAAGcagcagtttttttcttttgtaaaagcaaaaatcCTGTTTGGGTTTCTTTTGGTTAGTGAAAGCAGGAACCAGTGTAGGTCTTTCAGAGTGGTGTAAAGTTAACTTTGGAAAAATGAGGCTAGCTGTGTACAtgagcatgtgtgtttgtgtgtgttagtcaccgagtcgtgtccgactttgcaaccccatggactgtagcccaccaggctccgttgtccatggaattctccaggcaggaacactggagtgggtagccaaacactacatccaggggatcttcccgacccggggatcaaacctgggtctcctgcattgtaggcggattctttaccatcggagccaccagggaagcccatacatacatGTAGTGTAAGTCAGAGCCTTGCCCTGGGCTCCATGTGCAGTGCATCTTCTCAGACCCTCCTGTCCTCTCCTCAGTGCCCGGAGGTGCGACTGAACATCATCTCCAACCTGGACTGCGTGAACGAGGTGATCGGCATCCGGCAGCTGTCGCAGTCCCTGCTCCCTGCCATCGTGGAGCTGGCGGAGGATGCCAAGTGGCGGGTGCGGCTAGCCATCATTGAGTACATGCCTCTGCTGGCGGGACAGCTGGTGAGAGCGCAGGCCTGGGCCGGGCCCGGtgcctggggcctgggggctgTGCCAGGGGACCTGGGGGCCCTGAGGGCCCAGTGGTAGGTGTGAGGGCTGTCGGGGGAGTAGAGGGGAGAGATGGGAAGAAAGCCCGTCAGGTGAAGTGGAAcagtgcccagctctttgtgggGGTGTGTggtttccctgggcttccccagaATTGCCCAGTCTTGACTCTGATCTTCTGTCTCCTCGTCTCCTGCAGGGGGTGGAGTTCTTTGATGAGAAACTCAACTCCTTGTGCATGGCCTGGCTTGTGGATCATGGTGAGCACCTCCCCAGGACCTCTGGGCAGAGACTGGGGCTCCAGAAGGGTGCGGGGGTGGGTTGTTTGGGGCAGGTGGGGGGAGTGGGCGTCACCCCACTGCTGTCAGGTGCATGGAGCAGCTCCCCTGCTTTCTGGATTCCCACAGGAGGGCAGGGTACGAGGTGGATGTATCAGGTCACCCGCGGCTGCCAGGTCCAGTGGAGACTCTGAGGGTCACCCGGCAGACACTCCGAGTTTGAATCCCACTTCCTGGCTGTCAAAGCTTAAGCACGTCACTTGCCAGCTTTGAGCCCACACTCTCTGTGAAACATAGGGTGCCTCATCCCAGTCTTTGAAGGCCATCGTGAGAACTGTGCATTGTTTTCACTAGGAGTGGCAAAAATAAAAGTTAGCGTTTGTCTGTAACAGGCTCCATTCTGTGTACTGAGTAGTTCACTTGGGCAAATTCAGAGCCTCAGCCTGCCTGTCTGTGCCTTGGAGCTGTTGAGAAGGTGCTCCGTGAAAAGAAAACACTACATCCAGTGCACACGGCCCTCTCTTTCTCTGCGAGTTTATGGGTTCTCGCAGTTTATGTGGCCTGGTACCTGGGGCTGCTCTGCAGGCGGGAGCGAGTGTGACTGTGACTCCCCACCTGCATCAGCCCTTCACCTCCtgagtctccctccctccctcctccttccacaGTCTACGCCATCCGCGAGGCAGCCACCAGCAACCTGAAGAAGCTGGTGGAGAAGTTCGGGAAGGAGTGGGCCCATGCTACTATCATCCCCAAGGTGTTGGCCATGTCTGGGGACCCCAACTACCTGCACCGCATGACTACACTCTTCTGTATCAATGTGAGCATGCCACCATCCCCCACTctccctgggggaggggaagtaGGTGGGAGAGGAGGAATGGAGAAGGTCCTCGGGAGAAACCTGGCTTGGGATTTGGGGCTGTAGGGGTGAGTCCTTGGGGAACTGCAGGCCAGAGCATGGGGCTCCTTGGTCAGAGTCACAGGGCCTTTGCAGGTGGGGATCTGCATGGGGGAGACTCGGGACTAGGGAGATTTGCCCGGCAGAACAGTGATGGCCAGGTCTGTCTGAGCACCCCTCTCCTTTCCCACCAAATGTGTAATATTTATGATATAATGGGTAAATGTACAGTTTTTAGAATGAGACCTACTGTTTAATTCTAGCTCTACCATATATTGATTGTGCACCTTGAGAAAATTACCTTACTTCttagtgcctcagttttctcacctgtaaagggTTCATACCAGTCATCACAGCCCCAGACTCCTGAGGCTGTGAGATTAATCTGGTTATACAACTTAGAACAGTTGTTaatatgtaatgtatatatagtgtgtgtgtaatatgtatatgtgtgataAATACAGTAGAAAGTGCTTGTATCTAGTCAGTTAAATAAACCATACACGTAACTACGAATTAAAGAGTGAGATTTAAAAGTTAGCATAAAATTATCTGATAATCCCTTCCTGTGCATCACTCTGGAGACCATGGCACTAAGGAAGCGCTCCCAGGGTGAGGAGTCCAGTCCCATCCCCAGGGATGAGGGAGAATCTGAGGAGGGAGCCGGGATGGGACAGTGTGGGCTGGGGGTTTTCAGGGCAGGGAGACGGTAGAGTCAGGAGGGTGTTAGGAGACCTGGGAACTTGTGGAGAATCAAGGCCCTCAAGGTGGGCAAGTCTGAGCTCAGAGTCCCCTGATGATCAGCTAGCTTCACCCTCAAGCCTGATGGCCGCTAAGTGTCCCGGTCAGAGGGAGCGAGGACTCTGGGGAGTCACCCTCTGCCACTCCCTGGCCTGCAGGTGCTGTCCGAGGTCTGTGGGCAGGACATCACCACCAAGCACATGCTGCCCACCGTGCTGCGCATGGCCGGGGACCCTGTCGCCAATGTCCGCTTCAACGTGGCCAAGTCCCTGCAGAAGATAGGGCCCATCCTGGACAACAGGTGAGGCCTGCCCCTCCTCCACACACAATTGCATTTGAATCAACTTCAAACATCGATCAAGGGGGACGCAGGTGATAGAAGTGAGAATGGCGGTTATTTTTGGGGGAAGGGCCTTGTGACACCTGCACCTCTGTCTGTCCAGGACACAGCTTCACCCCTTAGTTTCTCTCTGAAGGCCGCCTTCAGCCCCCAAACAGCTGACTGCCGCTGCAGAAGCATTTCCCTCGGCCCTTACCTCCCTGGGCCCCTGTAGGGCCGAGTCTGTCCCTTGGTCACTCACCTCTCCTGTTATTCGTCGGCAGTTTGATCTGCCTTCTCCCAGCCCGGGCTCCATGTGGGTGAGAATCAGGAGGGTTGGGTTTTCCACTGTGTCCACACCTGATGGGCCATAGACCTCAGTAGATAATGTTACACAAATGCAAGGTGTCATGTGGCCAAGGCTCAGAGACTTGAAGGTTCTGGCTTCTCTGCCGCACTTTTCCACACCACCCCCCCTCCCTGTAGCTATTCTGGGCCCCCGAGGCCTCTGTCCTTGTTTGTGCGACTTCCAGCCTTCCGAGTAATGGTTGCTCTGGCCCCTGAGAGCTTTCATTCACGTGTGTGTCTGCATCTGTCTGGGTGTCTGCACAGACACCCAGCAGCCACGCCTGCCTGACCCCTCgccttccccttctctccccagcaCGCTGCAGAGTGAGGTCAAGCCCATCCTTGAGAAGCTGACCCAGGACCAGGATGTGGACGTCAAGTACTTTGCCCAGGAGGCTCTGACTGGTGAGGCGTCAGGAATCCGAGACTCCagcggcagggggtgggggtctgCGAGGGCGGCGCTTGGCTTACGAGTGGCCGTGGGCAGCGGGCTGGCTGCCTTCTGACTCCTGCATCTTCCTGTTCCCCTAGTTCTGTCTCTCGCCTGATGCTGGAAGAGGATCCTCCGCCGGCCTCCGGTGTCCACCCTCCCTCGCCAGGCCCCTCCCTTGAGGGGACAGTGGGGGGCCCTTGGCTGTCACTCCCTGTGCATGGTCTGACCCCAGGTCCCTCCCCCGGCACGGTTCCTCCCTCAGCCCGGGACTCCAACTCCTCATGTCTGCCCCCCACGGGGCTGGGGGTGCACAAGGCAGGACAGAGCAGAGGCCCTGGGAGGAAGGGGCCGCTCCCGCCCACTGGGGAAGAGACGCGAGCGTCCCAGGTCGCCGGCTCCTGCTGCTGTTGTGGGGACCCCTCACCCatctccacctccctcccttcctctcggTGGTTTTTTTGTGTCAGTTGTGCcgtttttattttattccctttCCCCCTTTTCACAGAGAAATAAAGGTCTAGAAATAGCTGGTCCTCTGGTCTTCGTCACTAGGTGGAGAAGAGGGCACCACCTCAGGGCCCCAGCCTTGCGCTTCTGTCTGGCGAGGACTGACTGGACTTGCCACACCCCCTGTCCTGTGAGTGAGGAGGATGctctgggaagcccatgggagTGCCCCTGGCCCCAGGGGCCAGTGGAGTCCTGAGGTGCACTTAGGTTTCACAGAGGTTGGCTGAGTGTGTGGTGGTGGTTAGAGCAGGTGCCTTGGCACCAGACTGCCTGCATCTAGATCCTTGTTCCTTCCGTTAATAGCTGTGTGGGCTTGAGCAGCTTGCCCAGTCTCAGATTGCAAGACTGTAAAATGGGGGGGTAAGAGTAGAATCTAGATCGAGCGGAGCAGGAATGAAGACTTAGGTGAGTTAATAACACAGAGTGGGTAATGATGTCTGACACATGAGAGGAGCAGGCCAGGAGCTCTCAGGGTCATCAGGGCTGTGACAGGGAGCAGGCTGGGGACTGTGGCTAGATAGAACCGGTTCTCTCTCAGCatgttcttctatttctttagtaCTGATTAGACACCCGTATTTTTAGTTGGGCATATGGCTGCCTGGATTCAAGGCATTTTCCCAGGGCCTCTTGAAATTTGGTGTGGCATTGCAGCTAAATTCTGACCAGTAATATGTGAACAGAAGTGACATGGGCATCTTCTAGAAAGCATTCCTAAGTGGGGAAATAATGTTTCCCCCTCCTTCCTGTGCTCTGGAATGTGGACCTGATGGCAGGAGTGGGTGCAGCCATCTCAGGCCAGGAAGTGATCTGAGAAGTGCAGGCCCAGCAAGACAGCAGGACAAGACAGGCGGAAGCCCAGGGTTCCTGATGCTGTTGAGGCCCACACGGGTTACCCATCACCTGGGAGAGTTAAACGTGTAAGTTACTTTGGGGTTTCATCACTTGGCAAGTCACCCAGATTTTAACTGATGCAGGTGGCAAAGAGCCCTTGGAAGGAGCAACAGATGATGCAGATGGTATGTGTAAGGTTTCACAGGGGACGAGACACCTGAGTGAAATCTGTCCTTGCAGGGTGGCGGGGATCTTGGCGTTTGGTGGCAGGTTGCTTTCACCAGCTCAGCTCTCGTGTTACTGAGTCCCTGCTGTTTGTTAGAGCAGATCAAACCCTGGGGGGTGAGGGCGAAGGAGACCCTCTTCTTCATCATGCTAGCTGACATTCATTTCCTAAGGACAGGGCCTGTGGTTTAACCTCAGCCTAATGCTCTGTGCACCCCGCtgcctcacacac
Proteins encoded in this region:
- the PPP2R1A gene encoding serine/threonine-protein phosphatase 2A 65 kDa regulatory subunit A alpha isoform encodes the protein MAAADGDDSLYPIAVLIDELRNEDVQLRLNSIKKLSTIALALGVERTRSELLPFLTDTIYDEDEVLLALAEQLGTFTTLVGGPEYVHCLLPPLESLATVEETVVRDKAVESLRAISHEHSPSDLEAHFVPLVKRLAGGDWFTSRTSACGLFSVCYPRVSSAVKAELRQYFRNLCSDDTPMVRRAAASKLGEFAKVLELDNVKSEIIPMFSNLASDEQDSVRLLAVEACVNIAQLLPQEDLEALVMPTLRQAAEDKSWRVRYMVADKFTELQKAVGPEITKTDLVPAFQNLMKDCEAEVRAAASHKVKEFCENLSADCRENVIMTQILPCIKELVSDANQHVKSALASVIMGLSPILGKDNTIEHLLPLFLAQLKDECPEVRLNIISNLDCVNEVIGIRQLSQSLLPAIVELAEDAKWRVRLAIIEYMPLLAGQLGVEFFDEKLNSLCMAWLVDHVYAIREAATSNLKKLVEKFGKEWAHATIIPKVLAMSGDPNYLHRMTTLFCINVLSEVCGQDITTKHMLPTVLRMAGDPVANVRFNVAKSLQKIGPILDNSTLQSEVKPILEKLTQDQDVDVKYFAQEALTVLSLA